A part of Triticum dicoccoides isolate Atlit2015 ecotype Zavitan unplaced genomic scaffold, WEW_v2.0 scaffold6468, whole genome shotgun sequence genomic DNA contains:
- the LOC119347345 gene encoding glutaredoxin-C1-like yields MEQVTKLAGQRAVVIFGTSSCCMCHTVTSLLRDLGANPTVVELDEDPWGKEMEKALARLIGRNPAVPAVFIGGRLVGCTDKVMSLHLSGKLVPLLRNAGAVWV; encoded by the coding sequence ATGGAGCAAGTGACGAAGCTAGCGGGGCAGCGGGCCGTGGTGATCTTCGGCACGAGCTCCTGCTGCATGTGCCACACGGTGACGAGCCTCCTCCGGGATCTCGGGGCAAACCCCACGGTGGTGGAACTGGACGAGGACCCTTGGGGGAAGGAGATGGAGAAGGCGCTGGCGCGGCTCATCGGACGGAACCCTGCCGTGCCGGCGGTGTTCATCGGCGGCAGGCTCGTCGGATGCACCGACAAGGTCATGTCCCTTCACCTCAGCGGCAAACTGGTCCCGCTGCTTCGTAATGCAGGTGCTGTCTGGGTGTAG